From the genome of Virgibacillus siamensis, one region includes:
- a CDS encoding response regulator transcription factor, which produces MRVLIAEDELLERKAMRKFLEDHFNEISVIAEAANGREAIKQAADMDPDIIFMDIKMPGINGLEAIEKIQQVRPESKFILVSAYDSFNFAKQAMHYGVKEYILKPGRKTEIVESILRVKKEMELEAAQKAEKRSLIEERLLANVMQQSLNDEDYKLLKEYFPDFKSGFFLVIQMDAALEKEVVRAKFGMHLDQPFIVNSTDSKALCCVLGDTKLDKSTVLVQARKIHLEFGDACFLGLGYPYSTLENLPKSYHEALTAVYQLTRQNKRKYGFPDVTEEKEAGADIIKKLLAEMERGNEQEAVRFFVNNKAFISTEAYERLYFNVKQMLEEQHLTLPGQSISELHTDEAWQQFISLCCLKYQEFYQSKKLIERVKDYIEKHYRDGITLEDMAAHAELSPNYFSNVFKKEFGCTFVEYVTEKRMNEAKQLLMENEYTLKEICYMLGYKDPNYFSRVFKKHFHMSPKKFQQQILK; this is translated from the coding sequence ATGAGAGTGCTGATTGCGGAAGATGAATTGCTGGAACGGAAAGCAATGCGAAAGTTTCTGGAGGATCATTTCAATGAAATAAGTGTAATTGCGGAGGCCGCGAATGGAAGAGAGGCAATCAAACAAGCGGCGGACATGGACCCCGATATTATTTTTATGGATATTAAAATGCCTGGAATCAATGGACTGGAAGCGATTGAAAAAATCCAGCAGGTTCGTCCGGAAAGTAAGTTCATTCTGGTGTCTGCTTATGACTCGTTTAATTTTGCAAAGCAGGCAATGCATTATGGCGTGAAAGAATACATATTAAAACCAGGCAGGAAAACGGAAATTGTGGAATCTATTTTGCGGGTGAAGAAGGAAATGGAACTGGAAGCAGCACAAAAGGCTGAGAAAAGGAGTTTGATTGAGGAACGTTTGCTTGCCAACGTCATGCAGCAATCGTTGAATGATGAAGATTATAAACTGTTGAAGGAATATTTCCCTGATTTTAAAAGCGGTTTTTTCCTGGTGATACAGATGGATGCAGCTCTTGAAAAAGAGGTGGTGCGCGCGAAATTCGGCATGCACCTGGACCAGCCGTTTATTGTGAATTCCACGGACAGCAAGGCTTTGTGCTGTGTGTTGGGGGACACAAAATTGGACAAATCAACTGTGTTGGTTCAGGCACGCAAGATACATTTGGAATTTGGTGACGCCTGTTTTCTGGGTCTTGGTTATCCCTATAGCACATTGGAAAATCTGCCCAAGTCGTATCATGAAGCACTTACCGCAGTTTATCAGCTGACCAGGCAAAACAAGCGAAAATATGGCTTTCCGGATGTTACGGAAGAAAAAGAAGCCGGAGCGGATATCATCAAGAAATTGCTTGCTGAAATGGAAAGGGGCAATGAACAGGAAGCGGTCCGGTTTTTTGTGAACAACAAAGCATTTATTTCAACTGAAGCATATGAGAGGCTTTATTTTAATGTGAAGCAGATGCTGGAAGAACAACATCTGACATTACCTGGGCAGTCGATTTCAGAATTGCATACCGACGAGGCGTGGCAGCAGTTTATTTCGTTGTGCTGTTTGAAATATCAGGAATTCTATCAATCCAAAAAACTGATTGAAAGGGTAAAGGACTATATTGAGAAACATTATAGGGATGGCATTACATTGGAGGATATGGCGGCCCATGCAGAACTAAGCCCGAATTATTTTTCCAATGTGTTCAAGAAGGAATTTGGCTGTACGTTTGTTGAATATGTAACAGAGAAGCGAATGAATGAGGCGAAACAGTTGCTGATGGAAAATGAATATACCCTTAAGGAAATATGCTACATGCTCGGGTATAAGGATCCGAATTACTTCAGCAGGGTATTTAAAAAGCATTTCCACATGTCTCCGAAAAAATTTCAGCAGCAAATCTTAAAATAA
- a CDS encoding sensor histidine kinase: protein MKTIRGKLIVYFFVFVFLFQITAVSIFVSSNELTNTYHDSFQRFLLLNKISQNASELYSTTKAFVNEPNAVNSDAYFDIKSELENNVHQLTESVYYIDTIEMKNYINLIDTYIHETDLTMGFVLRDDTEQYINHLEESGNASDYIAASTLEIIKLELTAYQSFYEDLQQRNHHFLLFILFLFLTTILLAVFFALWFSKGITRPVEKLSAAAEEVSKGELKGDPVNIRTNDELRLLGDTFNQMRTNIYELFEEIQDQSELDRLVKEMELKHLQNQVNPHFLFNTLNTISKMAYLEDAKATSGLIDSAAALLRHSLGELDHSVPLNDEVKVVQDYFHIQQVRFSERVTFQLDVDAKCLDIEVPQLTLQPLVENAFIHGIEGKEEGGTISLVIFQNEWNAVVEIRDDGVGMEQEKIKQIISLTKQEEHVGHSTGIGLTNVIRRLQLFFKKEHVMEMESEPGKGTVIRLLLPVDKEVSNESADCGR from the coding sequence ATGAAAACGATACGCGGCAAATTAATCGTCTATTTCTTTGTTTTTGTCTTCCTGTTTCAAATAACGGCAGTCTCCATCTTTGTCAGCTCCAATGAATTAACCAATACGTATCATGACAGTTTTCAACGGTTCCTGCTATTGAATAAAATTTCACAGAACGCTTCGGAACTGTATTCCACAACAAAAGCTTTTGTGAATGAACCGAATGCTGTGAATTCTGATGCATATTTTGATATTAAATCGGAACTTGAAAACAATGTTCACCAGCTTACTGAATCTGTCTATTATATTGATACAATTGAGATGAAGAATTATATCAATCTGATTGATACATATATTCATGAGACAGACCTGACAATGGGCTTTGTCCTTCGGGATGATACGGAACAATACATCAATCACTTGGAGGAATCGGGGAATGCATCGGACTATATTGCGGCATCCACATTGGAAATTATTAAGCTGGAATTGACTGCCTATCAATCTTTTTATGAAGATTTGCAGCAGCGGAATCATCATTTTTTGCTGTTTATCCTATTTTTGTTTTTAACAACGATATTGCTGGCGGTGTTTTTCGCGCTATGGTTTTCCAAAGGGATCACACGGCCGGTTGAAAAGCTTTCAGCAGCAGCGGAGGAAGTTTCTAAAGGTGAGCTGAAGGGCGATCCGGTGAACATTCGGACAAATGATGAACTGCGGCTCCTTGGTGATACTTTTAACCAGATGCGGACGAATATTTATGAATTGTTTGAGGAGATACAAGACCAGTCAGAGCTTGATCGCCTCGTAAAAGAAATGGAGTTGAAGCACCTCCAAAATCAGGTGAATCCGCATTTTTTGTTTAATACGTTAAATACAATATCCAAAATGGCCTATCTGGAGGATGCCAAGGCTACTTCCGGGCTGATTGATTCAGCGGCAGCATTACTTCGGCACAGTCTTGGCGAGTTGGACCACAGTGTTCCATTAAACGATGAAGTGAAGGTAGTGCAGGACTATTTCCATATTCAGCAGGTAAGGTTTTCGGAGCGGGTGACGTTTCAATTGGATGTGGATGCGAAATGTCTGGATATTGAAGTACCACAATTGACGCTGCAGCCACTGGTTGAAAATGCATTTATCCACGGAATTGAAGGCAAAGAGGAAGGCGGTACGATTTCGCTGGTAATTTTTCAGAATGAATGGAATGCAGTGGTTGAAATAAGGGATGATGGTGTCGGAATGGAACAGGAAAAAATCAAACAGATTATTTCCCTGACCAAACAGGAAGAACATGTCGGGCATTCAACCGGAATTGGTTTGACGAATGTCATCCGGCGTCTGCAATTGTTTTTCAAAAAAGAACATGTAATGGAGATGGAATCTGAACCGGGAAAAGGAACTGTGATCCGGCTGTTGCTGCCGGTTGATAAGGAGGTGTCAAATGAGAGTGCTGATTGCGGAAGATGA
- a CDS encoding sugar-binding protein codes for MSNSRLFLYTLCGVIFCISFIGMIIYGYKTFFIETKKVTSEDYQYHFALIAEEADNAYWRMIEKGAKKAAAEHDIYLEYLAPTRADNDNLLKLLDRMISAKVDGIIVQGVEGERFVDLVHKGVERGIPIITVDTDVPESERKAYVGTDNFQAGKLAGKALIKKTSGKQHVGVVLGRFNAINQKLRLQGFQEVINEHSRIHIVAMKESNISSIGAAQAAYDLLKEFPSINTFVGMSALDGIGITDGIQEIAPDRNFTIIAFDLIPETLALIRDGKINATVAQYPERMGTKAVNVLIELQEHDLLDNEKYTGTKVIEKGDLRSRGEQK; via the coding sequence ATGAGCAATTCCAGATTGTTTCTGTACACATTGTGCGGGGTTATCTTTTGTATAAGTTTTATAGGTATGATTATTTATGGCTATAAAACTTTTTTTATTGAAACGAAAAAAGTGACTTCGGAAGATTATCAATATCATTTTGCCTTAATCGCTGAGGAAGCGGATAACGCGTACTGGCGGATGATTGAAAAGGGTGCAAAAAAAGCTGCCGCGGAACATGATATCTACCTAGAGTACCTTGCACCGACAAGGGCTGATAATGATAACCTGCTCAAACTGCTGGACCGGATGATTTCAGCCAAGGTGGATGGCATCATCGTACAGGGGGTTGAGGGGGAACGATTTGTGGATCTGGTCCATAAAGGAGTGGAGCGGGGAATCCCGATTATTACCGTGGATACGGACGTTCCAGAAAGTGAGCGGAAAGCATATGTTGGGACAGACAATTTTCAGGCGGGCAAACTTGCCGGGAAGGCGCTTATTAAAAAGACAAGCGGGAAACAACATGTCGGAGTTGTGCTGGGGAGATTTAATGCAATTAATCAGAAGCTGCGCCTGCAGGGATTTCAAGAAGTTATTAACGAGCATTCGCGCATACATATTGTCGCAATGAAGGAGTCAAACATTTCATCAATTGGTGCTGCACAGGCCGCGTATGATCTGCTGAAAGAATTCCCATCGATTAATACCTTTGTGGGGATGAGTGCGCTGGATGGAATTGGAATTACGGATGGGATTCAGGAGATTGCCCCTGATCGAAATTTTACCATTATTGCTTTTGATCTAATCCCGGAAACACTTGCGTTAATCCGGGATGGGAAAATCAATGCTACGGTTGCGCAATATCCTGAGCGAATGGGAACGAAGGCTGTAAATGTGCTAATTGAACTGCAAGAACATGATCTGTTGGATAATGAAAAATATACCGGAACAAAAGTGATTGAAAAAGGGGATTTACGTTCGCGTGGTGAGCAAAAATGA
- a CDS encoding Gfo/Idh/MocA family protein → MTRVRWGVLSTAGIAQKALLPAFARADHAEVLAIASGSDVRKAEAVAEKFNIPNTYDSYEKLLEDPNIDAVYIPLPNHLHKEWVMEAAKKGKHILCEKPASINADDVLEMKKVCEEHGVLFMEAFMYHFHPQHERVKEIIDSGEIGNVQLMRAAFSFYLAEKDNNIRMSSEKGGGSIYDIGCYAIHSIRNILRDEPEKVSVQGTVDPAYNVETDAVGCLEFSNGVRAVFDSSFNMTFRSEYEVVGTKGRIIVPRAYRPDNHGGDGLVIVKKANEERTETLNNDQYRMEVEHLSQAILEGKKELYHDLENTINNMRVIDACYESIKLGEAVSLKW, encoded by the coding sequence ATGACGAGGGTGCGTTGGGGAGTTTTGAGTACAGCAGGCATTGCGCAGAAAGCTCTGCTGCCTGCTTTTGCAAGGGCTGATCATGCTGAAGTGCTGGCGATTGCGAGTGGAAGTGATGTGAGGAAGGCTGAAGCGGTTGCGGAGAAATTTAATATTCCAAACACATATGACAGTTATGAAAAATTGCTGGAGGATCCAAATATTGATGCGGTCTATATCCCGCTTCCAAACCATTTGCATAAAGAATGGGTGATGGAAGCTGCCAAAAAAGGCAAGCATATTTTATGTGAGAAACCGGCATCCATCAATGCTGACGATGTGCTTGAGATGAAAAAGGTTTGTGAGGAACATGGTGTTCTGTTTATGGAGGCATTCATGTATCATTTCCATCCGCAGCATGAGCGGGTAAAGGAGATTATTGATTCCGGTGAAATTGGCAATGTTCAGTTGATGCGTGCTGCCTTTTCCTTTTACCTTGCCGAGAAGGATAACAATATCCGGATGAGCAGTGAAAAAGGCGGCGGCAGTATTTACGATATCGGCTGCTACGCGATACACTCCATACGGAATATTCTTCGGGATGAACCGGAAAAAGTATCCGTTCAGGGGACAGTGGATCCGGCTTATAATGTCGAAACGGATGCGGTCGGGTGTCTGGAATTTTCAAATGGAGTCCGTGCCGTGTTTGATTCCAGCTTTAATATGACTTTCCGGTCTGAATATGAAGTGGTTGGAACGAAAGGCAGAATTATTGTTCCACGGGCGTATCGTCCGGATAACCACGGCGGCGATGGATTGGTTATTGTTAAAAAAGCGAATGAAGAAAGAACAGAAACGTTGAATAATGACCAGTACCGTATGGAAGTGGAGCATTTATCACAGGCGATATTGGAAGGGAAAAAGGAACTGTATCATGATCTGGAAAATACAATCAACAACATGCGCGTGATTGATGCATGTTATGAATCTATTAAACTTGGTGAAGCAGTCTCTCTCAAGTGGTAG
- a CDS encoding PTS lactose/cellobiose transporter subunit IIA produces MEMEQVIMGIIMHSGDAKSNAMEAIQHAKANEMEEARDLLEKAEQELLEAHGKQTGLIQKEARGEKTELSLLLVHAQDHLMTATTFKDLAKEFIDLYQRL; encoded by the coding sequence ATGGAAATGGAACAGGTGATTATGGGAATTATTATGCACAGCGGCGATGCAAAAAGCAATGCCATGGAAGCTATTCAGCACGCAAAAGCAAATGAAATGGAAGAGGCAAGAGATTTACTGGAAAAAGCTGAACAGGAATTGTTGGAAGCACATGGAAAACAGACCGGTTTAATACAAAAAGAAGCACGCGGTGAAAAAACAGAGCTATCATTATTGCTGGTCCACGCACAAGATCACCTAATGACTGCAACAACCTTTAAAGACCTCGCCAAAGAATTCATTGACCTGTACCAGCGTCTATAA
- a CDS encoding PTS sugar transporter subunit IIC produces MNRFIEFMERHFVPVASRIGSQRHLVAIRDGFVTIMPLMILGSMAVLINNLPIAPYQDFLTSIFGGDIWKKFGGNLWEGTFQVISILVAFTIAYQLARSYDKDALSSGIVSVASLVIIMQPIAEGAGLPIIWAGAQGLFIAIITALVSTEIFIRLLGNKRLQINMPEGVPPAVSKSFSSLFPSMITLSVFALVEVILLAIDIPDIHQWFYELIQAPISHLSNTLFAAILIALLIHILWFFGLHGSNMMEPIMQAVYLPAIEANAEAFKTGEAIPYIVTKPFFDAFMYLGGTGATLALITAVFIAARSHKHYYQVSKLSVAPGLFNINEPILFGFPVVLNPILFIPFILTPVVLTTFSYIVISIGLVPKTVAFIPWTTPPVIGGFLATGSWRGAMLAAVNFAIAVVMYVPFVKIAAKNYFQKQNTTNSDANSESA; encoded by the coding sequence ATGAACAGATTTATTGAGTTTATGGAAAGACATTTTGTACCTGTTGCATCCAGAATTGGTTCACAACGGCATCTTGTTGCAATCCGTGATGGTTTTGTAACAATAATGCCTTTAATGATTTTAGGATCGATGGCGGTCCTGATTAATAATTTGCCGATTGCACCGTATCAGGATTTCCTGACTTCCATATTTGGGGGAGATATTTGGAAGAAATTTGGCGGGAATTTATGGGAAGGCACATTTCAAGTCATATCAATTTTGGTGGCGTTTACAATAGCCTATCAGCTGGCCAGGTCATATGATAAGGATGCGCTGTCGTCCGGGATTGTATCGGTGGCATCGCTTGTCATCATTATGCAGCCAATTGCCGAGGGTGCCGGACTGCCGATTATTTGGGCAGGGGCACAAGGATTGTTTATCGCAATTATTACAGCACTTGTATCTACGGAAATTTTCATACGTCTGCTGGGGAATAAACGATTGCAGATCAATATGCCTGAAGGGGTACCGCCGGCAGTTTCCAAATCGTTTTCCTCTCTTTTTCCATCGATGATAACACTGTCCGTATTCGCACTTGTTGAAGTGATTTTATTGGCAATTGATATTCCGGATATTCATCAATGGTTTTACGAACTTATTCAGGCACCAATATCGCATTTGTCCAATACACTATTTGCCGCTATTCTGATTGCATTATTAATTCATATCTTGTGGTTCTTTGGGCTGCATGGATCGAACATGATGGAACCGATCATGCAGGCGGTTTATTTACCGGCAATTGAGGCAAATGCGGAGGCATTTAAGACAGGTGAGGCGATTCCGTATATCGTGACTAAACCGTTTTTCGATGCGTTTATGTATCTGGGCGGAACGGGGGCGACACTTGCCCTGATTACAGCAGTATTTATTGCTGCAAGGAGTCATAAACACTATTACCAGGTTTCGAAGTTATCTGTGGCACCGGGATTGTTTAACATAAATGAACCGATTTTGTTTGGATTTCCGGTTGTATTGAACCCAATTTTATTTATTCCATTTATTTTAACACCTGTTGTTTTGACTACATTCAGTTATATTGTTATTTCAATTGGACTTGTGCCGAAGACGGTTGCGTTTATTCCGTGGACAACGCCGCCTGTCATTGGTGGATTTTTGGCAACAGGTTCCTGGCGCGGTGCGATGCTTGCTGCCGTTAACTTTGCAATTGCTGTCGTAATGTATGTGCCATTTGTAAAAATTGCAGCAAAGAACTATTTTCAAAAACAAAACACAACGAATTCGGATGCAAATTCAGAATCAGCGTGA
- a CDS encoding PTS sugar transporter subunit IIB: protein MKNIMLVCSAGMSTSLLVTKMEKAAAEKGEEIKIFAVSEAEASNHFDSIDILLLGPQVRFLKGKLEKRLAGYNVPVQVIESVDYGMLHGGKVLEKALETLSNK from the coding sequence ATGAAAAATATTATGTTGGTTTGCTCAGCGGGTATGTCAACAAGTTTACTCGTAACCAAAATGGAGAAAGCAGCTGCAGAAAAGGGAGAGGAAATTAAAATTTTTGCTGTATCCGAAGCAGAGGCAAGCAATCACTTTGATTCGATTGATATTTTGCTGCTTGGACCGCAAGTACGTTTTTTAAAAGGAAAATTGGAAAAGCGGCTTGCTGGTTACAATGTGCCGGTTCAGGTGATTGAAAGTGTTGACTACGGTATGCTTCATGGCGGTAAAGTACTGGAGAAGGCGTTGGAAACACTATCAAATAAGTAG
- a CDS encoding 6-phospho-beta-glucosidase, translating into MSLKVVIIGGGSSYTPEIMEGIIKRHDSFPVTDVVLVDIEPGKEKLDIVGRLAERMIEKSGKPINLSCTLDRKKALQGADFVSTQIRVGGLAAREKDERIPLSHGYIGQETNGAGGIFKAFRTIPVLLDIAADVHEVCPDAWIINFTNPAGIITEALLKHSPHRRVIGVCNIPFNMRHSTAEILNVPPDDVKIEFLGMNHFVFGKKVFVKGIDRTAEVLHNLAEEKIDYSPANIVSLGWSKTFIESVELLPNPYHQYYFQTKDVLVKDLTAFRENGTRAEVVKKLEKALFDLYKNPELTEKPKELEERGGAYYSDVACSLMDSIYNDREDVQTVNTLNQGALPDLPDECVIEVNSVITKHGPRPIASGPLPYMIRGIISQMKSFEELVIQAGVTGSYHDAYAAMVMNPLVADERDSKVLLDELLEAHQDHLPQFNQKNVKEGVE; encoded by the coding sequence ATGTCATTGAAGGTGGTTATTATTGGTGGAGGGTCCAGTTATACGCCAGAAATAATGGAAGGTATTATTAAACGGCATGATTCATTTCCGGTAACAGATGTTGTCCTTGTCGATATTGAGCCGGGAAAAGAAAAGCTGGACATTGTCGGCAGATTGGCCGAACGGATGATTGAAAAGTCAGGAAAACCTATTAATCTTTCATGCACACTTGACCGGAAAAAAGCATTGCAGGGGGCTGACTTTGTTTCCACCCAAATTCGGGTTGGTGGATTGGCAGCACGGGAGAAAGATGAACGGATTCCGCTCAGTCATGGCTATATCGGTCAGGAAACTAATGGTGCGGGAGGAATTTTCAAGGCGTTCCGGACAATACCTGTATTACTTGATATTGCCGCAGATGTGCATGAAGTTTGTCCGGATGCATGGATTATCAACTTTACCAACCCGGCCGGAATTATTACGGAGGCGCTGCTGAAGCATTCACCGCATAGACGGGTAATCGGCGTCTGTAATATTCCGTTCAATATGCGGCATTCCACTGCTGAAATTCTGAATGTACCGCCTGATGATGTCAAGATTGAGTTTTTGGGCATGAATCATTTTGTATTCGGAAAAAAGGTGTTTGTGAAAGGGATTGATCGGACTGCGGAAGTGCTGCATAATTTGGCCGAAGAAAAAATTGATTATTCGCCTGCCAATATTGTCAGCCTTGGGTGGTCCAAGACATTTATCGAGTCGGTTGAATTACTGCCAAATCCTTACCATCAATATTACTTCCAGACAAAAGATGTACTGGTAAAAGATTTAACCGCTTTTCGGGAAAATGGAACCCGGGCGGAGGTAGTGAAGAAGCTGGAGAAGGCTTTATTTGATTTATATAAAAATCCGGAATTAACAGAGAAACCGAAAGAACTAGAGGAAAGAGGGGGTGCTTATTACAGTGATGTAGCCTGCAGTTTAATGGATTCCATCTATAATGACAGGGAAGATGTACAGACGGTGAATACGCTCAATCAAGGGGCACTGCCGGATTTACCGGATGAATGTGTCATTGAGGTCAACAGTGTGATTACGAAGCACGGTCCGCGGCCGATTGCTTCAGGGCCGTTGCCATATATGATACGTGGAATCATCAGTCAAATGAAAAGCTTTGAGGAATTGGTAATCCAGGCGGGTGTCACCGGAAGTTACCATGATGCCTATGCCGCAATGGTTATGAATCCATTAGTTGCAGATGAGAGGGACAGTAAAGTTTTGCTCGATGAACTGCTGGAAGCGCATCAGGATCATTTACCGCAATTTAATCAGAAAAATGTTAAGGAAGGGGTCGAATAA
- a CDS encoding GntR family transcriptional regulator, with translation MDKKQALHAYIKEELLKRIKSGEYKVGEKIPTEHELCQTFNTSRTTIRTALNQLTLEGYLTRQQGSGTFVADKKVKQTLSNTVHRYSDQVKVQGKKPEISLLSISVIPADDVLQETLPVHTNDPIQRIERVRKANDEPTQYEISFIPWSIAPGITQHHAETSLYRTLKETFHIHVAKTTEHIEITLADERLSTHLKCEPGLPCFYIETVAEDSTGKKVEYSRSYFRGDKTNFMIERNYPHREEE, from the coding sequence ATGGATAAAAAACAAGCATTACACGCCTATATCAAAGAGGAACTGCTTAAGAGGATTAAGTCCGGAGAATACAAAGTCGGCGAGAAAATCCCAACCGAACATGAACTATGCCAGACATTCAATACAAGCCGGACCACTATCCGTACTGCGTTAAACCAGCTGACGCTTGAGGGATATCTAACAAGACAGCAAGGAAGCGGCACATTTGTAGCTGACAAAAAGGTAAAACAAACCCTTTCCAATACCGTTCACCGATACAGTGACCAGGTAAAGGTCCAAGGAAAGAAACCCGAAATTTCATTACTCAGCATATCAGTTATTCCGGCTGACGATGTGCTGCAAGAAACACTTCCTGTCCATACAAATGACCCCATACAGCGCATTGAACGGGTCCGGAAAGCAAATGATGAACCGACACAATATGAAATTTCCTTTATTCCTTGGAGCATCGCCCCAGGAATTACACAACACCATGCCGAGACATCTCTGTATCGAACATTAAAGGAAACGTTTCATATTCACGTTGCCAAAACAACTGAACACATTGAAATCACGCTTGCCGACGAAAGGCTAAGCACCCATTTGAAATGCGAACCGGGTCTGCCATGTTTTTATATTGAAACAGTTGCTGAGGATTCGACTGGCAAAAAAGTCGAATATTCCCGGTCTTATTTTCGGGGAGACAAAACCAATTTTATGATTGAGCGTAACTACCCACACCGGGAGGAAGAGTAA
- the chbG gene encoding chitin disaccharide deacetylase, whose product MKVLFNADDFGLTKGITDGIIKAHLDGAVNSTTMMMNGNAVNYAVQQAKKTPTLKTGIHLVLTWGKPISASVPGLIANDGNFKYNNTFADMEPPNPPEVEKEWRAQIEAFLKTGLTLHHIDSHHHVHGWLPLKETIRKLATEYGVPVRYTDTLQDDPDLLLTEKLWLEFYGAGVNDQIFEDLKYLEAKSVEVMTHPAFLDEELMSVSSYHQKRKEELDILCSLNIPDWVERHDGLK is encoded by the coding sequence ATGAAGGTACTGTTTAATGCCGATGATTTCGGTTTAACAAAGGGAATAACTGATGGAATCATCAAAGCACATCTTGATGGTGCAGTGAACTCAACGACTATGATGATGAATGGAAATGCTGTTAATTATGCCGTTCAACAGGCAAAAAAGACTCCCACATTAAAAACTGGAATTCACCTTGTCTTAACTTGGGGAAAGCCAATCAGCGCATCTGTCCCCGGGTTAATCGCAAATGATGGTAATTTTAAATACAATAATACATTTGCAGACATGGAGCCGCCGAACCCGCCCGAAGTGGAAAAAGAGTGGCGGGCACAAATTGAAGCTTTTTTAAAAACCGGACTGACACTCCACCACATTGACAGTCATCACCATGTACATGGATGGCTTCCTTTAAAAGAAACTATCCGGAAGCTCGCAACTGAATATGGTGTGCCAGTACGCTATACAGATACCCTCCAGGATGACCCGGATTTGCTATTGACTGAAAAACTATGGCTGGAATTTTATGGGGCAGGAGTGAATGACCAGATATTTGAAGATCTGAAGTATTTGGAGGCGAAATCAGTAGAAGTTATGACACATCCAGCTTTTTTGGATGAAGAATTAATGTCAGTAAGTTCCTATCATCAAAAGCGAAAAGAGGAACTGGATATATTATGCAGCTTAAATATACCGGATTGGGTTGAGAGGCATGATGGACTTAAATAG